One Fusarium oxysporum f. sp. lycopersici 4287 chromosome 8, whole genome shotgun sequence genomic region harbors:
- a CDS encoding hypothetical protein (At least one base has a quality score < 10), with translation MQSHSRSHLYPTFNHLAAGGKLSVSLDQDAPASAEQLRLWSYQKPTLTAGSYILSVSQEITLPSGESTTLTTPEKGVRVSKPKFRLADPADLNRVHPAPGHSAYSRTLANVVFSHATTPWEKEISIDKASSFNKLSSMAVLTFAEDELVTDPKIWRDLGFTTSSEKSSEFGSIETKVSRLVHPECTIKSALNSEGANSDFNSDDDLSLLLLDSKLFKSIFMGEDKTAWDGTADLSSFSFMASTQENTSGFTAALFADDNSDAHKPQFSVIVSPRTGPPGITSPKRVVSHLISMEDLDKIKLPTSDATNQYVGVVSLHAWEWTSVPESAENFAKIMIKLGENVAPLQASQATDRLAGGPPEAIKWSKAVAGRGYVLKPHTDITGIKASRKIRGPLIPVRPDENPPKAFSLYGEGLTVIDKTTGIPDASYSSAWTLGRSIMMADRTLSASLLRLRGKIHSEAVRRAKAKALNQGGYSVLSSSESYLETLEDTVNDLQRVQDISGISKGNPARRWTRTVSDTANLPVMRLSRDTSYTHKDYDDEVQQVALHMFGYESNRPDGTPIPARDVDADAAAIRAWVIDRFHLAGIPLHNLVLDLEMLPGETIRTFCIDNHWIDCFVDGGLSLANHFARDDDAIRRAVKQCINKYLDMPLSGGTVPQLPRWGFFIRSIAVSAFPDLKIEAPLPPGAPGDALEVVYMQVLADDILVCLLDRLPGEQELDYIRISQPHHQQDFSLGTNLSVDEITLFHRPIPKQTGQNVGDPISQTFENDKSRHVYDFDTQMLRPSFYMDQYNEAFSGNDEIFTDKRNPSSLLATQLRATNLRLQLKVTNDLRGDEPPSVSERWTKAAFKLSAGSRPESGSEPETTEKQAADSRAPPSNDMVLPTGPRLPIGASISPYAMEPRSGKEHTSQDTQPDPSTMIPYREVLQHVSCCLCYDPGNATNLIYATEMPTDLIFNLSAREESGYPAELELRIPVALSSDTYPDPVNDGSRAVMVIPGTASQADIPKLEDINSSRWWSYECRLDTSSLYSISPNALPKEGDLVGLEEEKQVMFIIKITPRFSRLLPVNMAAFKTSFILRGVRLLLPQSDPPKALSRHVRFDATWRYSSLDGETSVSTTRLTIQPAVVATLKEESVQYTLQKQDLSFAFVLSQMPPSNARIRLFVTQQQGNEPFDEPFDLWASPQSMPNGQGFLYTGSKNIPLDLFKDFLPLEMRLRIVEEDGGHALGPDTAPFVFPRLPNIDRLKGSSSFYWGTQHLSIIWPPLRGLEVSLKRNFSLKIRKPQLPDREPIDVSVEDGNEIVRFMLSDLESRINGSKEFGLLIDGSVVVEHPRIRGTLVNWSFVLSGRPEIEANASPFFDKPVDFDPTAPMSNSQLASIRSSHGSFVQTDLFYWRSSGRSLGALTCRSPYAVKRYPGPEIDDSQPQLMGAGALTVLLINDDMNSSKTMFKIVWVGNDGSVNVWSRHCAVEQEKWHSDILAPPGTASTLGGGSIVSCGERPVYRQQSFPDPVVWWLGPRGEVFGRRLLAGSERWIDVEPQASLPAGSIDVTSPNLKRPAQMATTWAYDSQYGKAVYLFWIRANGDLMVTCSDKSGKSRSKLSGTAIAYRDVDAAPGTSLTVSIGHSRTIPSSNNNVYVLWISTDGALCFGSRIDLVETTNSPEGWDTIIRISSPGTANPLSDICYIGNVRLKTASVVWADPDGKLQIAWAESLALRPSWSRKESIYSLQNEWAAWGWQELNKWIPIGEKPIIGRVEPDDYITPHFVYFHIGGGKWYNYEVNFEPVLAFRNYD, from the coding sequence ATGCAGTCTCACTCTCGTAGCCATCTTTATCCAACTTTCAATCACCTGGCAGCAGGTGGCAAGCTCTCGGTATCCCTTGACCAAGATGCCCCTGCTTCTGCAGAACAGCTTCGTCTTTGGTCTTACCAGAAACCCACTTTGACGGCCGGAAGTTATATACTCTCGGTCTCGCAAGAAATCACTCTGCCTAGCGGAGAGTCTACCACTCTCACGACTCCGGAGAAAGGCGTGCGGGTATCCAAGCCTAAATTCCGTCTAGCAGATCCAGCAGATCTGAATCGCGTTCATCCAGCACCTGGGCATAGCGCCTATTCGCGGACACTGGCCAATGTTGTTTTTAGTCATGCCACAACGCCTTGGGAGAAGGAAATTTCGATTGATAAAGCCTCTAGCTTCAACAAACTATCATCAATGGCCGTTCTGACCTttgctgaggatgagcttgtcACAGACCCCAAGATATGGAGAGACCTTGGATTCACTACGAGCTCTGAGAAGTCTAGCGAGTTTGGCTCTATAGAAACCAAGGTTTCAAGACTCGTTCACCCCGAGTGTACTATTAAGTCAGCCCTGAACTCGGAAGGGGCAAATTCGGATTTCAATTCCGATGACGACTTATCACTTCTACTTCTTGACTCTAAACTATTCAAGAGTATATTCATGGGGGAAGACAAAACAGCGTGGGATGGTACCGCCGACTTATCCAGCTTTTCGTTCATGGCCTCCACGCAGGAGAACACTAGCGGATTCACGGCGGCCTTGTTTGCAGATGACAATAGTGATGCTCATAAGCCACAGTTCTCTGTTATTGTCAGTCCTCGTACTGGACCACCAGGCATAACTTCACCGAAGCGAGTCGTCTCACACCTCATCTCGATGGAAGaccttgacaagatcaagctaCCAACCAGCGATGCCACCAACCAGTATGTGGGAGTAGTATCTCTTCATGCATGGGAATGGACCAGCGTCCCAGAGAGCGCTGAGAACTTTGCAAAAATAATGATCAAGCTTGGCGAAAACGTCGCACCCCTTCAGGCTTCCCAGGCTACCGATAGGTTAGCTGGAGGCCCACCTGAGGCGATTAAGTGGTCAAAGGCAGTGGCTGGGAGAGGCTACGTTTTGAAGCCGCACACGGATATTACTGGAATCAAGGCAAGCAGGAAGATAAGAGGTCCATTGATCCCCGTCAGGCCTGACGAGAATCCTCCCAAGGCTTTCTCACTTTACGGTGAGGGCCTCACCGTCATTGATAAGACGACGGGTATCCCAGATGCTTCTTACAGTTCAGCCTGGACGCTTGGGCGATCTATAATGATGGCAGATCGAACACTGAGTGCAAGCTTGCTTCGACTGAGGGGTAAGATCCATTCTGAGGCGGTAAGGCGTGCCAAGGCGAAGGCCTTAAACCAAGGGGGCTACTCTGTTCTGAGCAGCAGCGAGTCCTATCTGGAAACCCTAGAGGATACGGTAAATGATCTTCAAAGGGTACAAGACATCAGCGGTATCAGCAAGGGAAACCCTGCACGCCGTTGGACACGTACTGTATCGGATACCGCGAATCTTCCCGTCATGCGTCTTTCCAGAGACACGTCGTATACTCACAAAGACTACGATGACGAGGTTCAACAGGTAGCTCTTCACATGTTTGGCTACGAATCAAATAGACCAGACGGAACCCCTATACCAGCACgggatgttgatgcagatgcagcCGCTATCCGTGCTTGGGTTATTGATCGCTTCCACCTGGCCGGTATTCCGCTACATAATCTCGTTCTAGACCTCGAAATGCTTCCCGGTGAGACAATCCGCACGTTCTGCATAGACAATCACTGGATCGACTGCTTTGTGGATGGCGGACTAAGCCTCGCGAACCACTTTGCGCGCGACGACGATGCCATTCGACGGGCTGTCAAACAATGCATCAACAAATATCTCGATATGCCTCTCAGTGGTGGAACTGTACCACAACTACCTCGCTGGGGTTTCTTCATTCGAAGTATTGCCGTCAGTGCATTTCCAGACCTCAAGATTGAAGCTCCTCTCCCTCCTGGCGCTCCAGGAGACGCTTTGGAGGTCGTCTATATGCAAGTCCTGGCTGACGATATTCTTGTCTGCCTTCTCGACCGCCTTCCGGGCGAGCAAGAGCTCGACTATATTCGCATCAGCCAACCCCACCACCAGCAAGACTTCTCTCTAGGGACGAACCTGTCTGTTGATGAAATCACACTGTTTCATCGTCCAATACCCAAACAGACCGGACAGAACGTCGGTGACCCTATTAGCCAAACTTTCGAAAATGACAAGTCACGCCATGTTTACGACTTTGACACACAAATGCTCCGACCCAGCTTTTATATGGATCAGTATAATGAGGCTTTCAGCGGAAATGATGAGATTTTCACAGATAAGAGAAATCCTTCGTCGTTGCTTGCTACTCAGCTCAGGGCTACCAATCTACGCCTGCAGCTGAAGGTTACGAACGATCTTCGGGGAGACGAGCCTCCTTCCGTTTCAGAGCGATGGACCAAGGCGGCGTTCAAGCTCTCAGCTGGTTCGAGACCAGAATCAGGGTCGGAGCCTGAGACAACTGAGAAACAGGCCGCTGACAGTAGAGCGCCTCCAAGTAACGATATGGTCTTGCCAACTGGACCACGGCTACCGATCGGTGCCTCTATTTCTCCTTATGCAATGGAGCCCAGGAGCGGAAAGGAGCATACATCTCAAGACACCCAGCCCGACCCTAGCACTATGATTCCTTATCGAGAAGTTCTACAGCACGTCAGCTGCTGCCTGTGTTACGACCCAGGAAATGCTACCAACTTGATCTACGCGACAGAGATGCCGACCGATCTCATATTTAATCTGAGTGCCAGAGAAGAAAGCGGTTATCCGGCCGAACTCGAACTTAGGATCCCTGTTGCTCTCAGCTCCGACACTTATCCGGATCCGGTGAATGACGGCTCCAGGGCTGTCATGGTTATTCCTGGAACCGCTAGCCAGGCTGATATTCCTAAGCTTGAGGATATCAATTCAAGTCGGTGGTGGTCTTACGAGTGTAGGCTAGACACGTCTAGTCTCTACTCCATTTCCCCCAATGCACTACCCAAAGAGGGTGACCTCGTGGgcttggaagaagagaagcaagtCATGTTCATCATCAAAATTACTCCACGATTTAGCAGACTGCTCCCGGTGAACATGGCAGCTTTCAAGACATCGTTCATCCTTCGAGGCGTGAGGCTACTTCTCCCTCAGTCTGACCCACCTAAAGCACTATCAAGACATGTCCGGTTCGATGCAACATGGCGGTATAGTAGCCTGGACGGGGAAACAAGTGTAAGCACCACGCGGCTGACGATTCAACCTGCAGTCGTCGCCACTCTCAAAGAGGAGTCAGTCCAGTACACCCTGCAGAAGCAAGATCTCTCCTTTGCCTTTGTGCTTTCCCAAATGCCCCCGAGTAATGCCAGAATTCGTCTTTTTGTCACACAGCAACAAGGCAATGAGCCCTTTGATGAGCCTTTCGATCTATGGGCCAGTCCGCAGTCTATGCCAAATGGGCAAGGATTTCTGTACACTGGCAGCAAGAACATCCCACTGGACCTGTTCAAAGACTTCCTACCTCTTGAGATGAGACTCAGGATAGTTGAAGAGGACGGTGGGCATGCTCTCGGGCCAGACACAGCCCCCTTTGTCTTTCCGAGGTTGCCCAACATTGATAGACTCAAGGgatcctcttccttctaCTGGGGCACTCAACACCTATCAATCATCTGGCCGCCTCTTAGGGGACTTGAAGTTTCCCTGAAACGGAATTTTTCTCTCAAGATCCGAAAGCCTCAGCTGCCAGACCGTGAGCCCATTGATGTCAGTGTGGAGGACGGCAACGAGATTGTCCGTTTCATGCTGTCTGATCTTGAATCTCGTATCAACGGCAGCAAGGAATTTGGTCTTCTCATCGATGGAAGTGTTGTGGTGGAACACCCCAGGATTCGCGGTACTCTGGTAAACTGGTCCTTTGTACTCAGCGGGAGGCCGGAGATAGAAGCAAACGCCAGTCCCTTCTTCGACAAACCAGTTGACTTTGACCCGACTGCCCCGATGTCCAACAGCCAGTTGGCTAGCATCAGGTCCAGCCACGGAAGTTTCGTTCAAACCGACTTATTTTACTGGAGGAGTAGCGGGCGGTCGCTTGGAGCCCTCACATGTCGGTCGCCATATGCCGTAAAGCGATATCCTGGCCCTGAAATAGACGACTCCCAACCTCAGCTCATGGGCGCCGGCGCTCTGACTGTACTTCTGATTAACGACGATATGAATTCAAGCAAGACTATGTTTAAAATCGTGTGGGTTGGCAACGATGGAAGCGTCAATGTCTGGTCGCGACACTGCGCAGTGGAACAAGAGAAATGGCATAGTGACATCCTAGCACCGCCAGGCACTGCATCAACACTTGGAGGCGGCTCAATAGTTTCTTGTGGAGAGAGGCCTGTTTATCGCCAGCAGTCCTTCCCTGATCCCGTAGTTTGGTGGTTAGGCCCTCGAGGAGAGGTCTTTGGGCGGAGACTACTGGCTGGCTCAGAGAGATGGATCGACGTGGAGCCTCAGGCCTCATTACCAGCTGGAAGCATCGACGTCACATCACCAAATCTGAAGCGACCGGCTCAGATGGCAACTACATGGGCTTATGACTCGCAATATGGCAAAGCAGTATACCTCTTCTGGATTCGTGCGAATGGGGACCTCATGGTGACCTGTTCTGACAAATCTGGCAAGTCTCGGTCAAAGCTCAGCGGAACAGCCATTGCATATCGTGATGTCGACGCAGCTCCCGGCACGTCTTTGACCGTTTCTATCGGACACAGCCGGACCATCCCCTCTTCCAACAACAACGTTTATGTACTCTGGATTTCTACTGATGGAGCTCTTTGTTTCGGATCTCGTATCGATCTTGTCGAGACTACAAACTCACCCGAAGGCTGGGATACCATTATTAGGATTTCGTCTCCAGGCACTGCGAATCCGCTCTCTGATATATGCTATATAGGCAACGTCAGACTGAAAACAGCTTCAGTAGTGTGGGCAGATCCTGATGGTAAGCTTCAAATTGCCTGGGCTGAGTCATTAGCCCTTCGACCGAGTTGGAGCCGTAAGGAATCTATCTACTCTTTACAGAACGAGTGGGCGGCTTGGGGATGGCAGGAGCTTAATAAATGGATTCCTATCGGTGAGAAGCCGATAATTGGGAGAGTTGAGCCGGATGATTATATTACCCCTCACTTTGTTTACTTTCACATTGGGGGAGGAAAATGGTACAACTACGAGGTTAATTTTGAACCGGTATTGGCATTTCGCAATTACGACTAG